GTGGCAACCGGGGCGGCCGGGCCGGATTCGGCGGAGCGCAGGGCGGTACGCGCTGGCGCCCGCCGTCCCGGGTCGACGTGATCGAACGGCTGGACGGGTCGGGGTTGCTGCCGGCCATCACGTTCATCTTCTCCCGCGCCGGTTGCGACGCCGCGGTGCAGCAGTGCGTCCGGTCCGGGATGCGCCTGACCAGCGAGAAGGAACGGGTCCAGATCCGCGCCATCGTCGACCGGCGGACGGCGGACCTGCCCGAGGCCGATCTGGCCGTCCTGGGTTACTGGGACTGGCGGGAGGCACTGGAACGCGGGATCGCGGCCCACCACGCCGGCATGCTGCCCGCGTTCAAGGAGACGGTGGAGGAACTGTTCGTGGCCGGGCTGGTCAAGGCCGTCTTCGCCACCGAGACCCTGGCCCTCGGCATCAACATGCCGGCCAAGACGGTCGTGCTGGAGAAACTGGTCAAGTACAACGGCGAGGGGCATGTCGACCTGACTCCGGGGGAGTACACCCAGCTCACCGGACGCGCCGGCCGGCGCGGGATCGACATCGAGGGCCACGCCGTCGTGCTCTGGTCACCCGGGATGGACCCCCACGTGGTCGGCGGGCTGGCCTCCAAACGGACCTATCCGCTGCGGTCCTCGTTCCGCCCGAGCTACAACATGGCGGTCAACCTCACCGATCGGATGGGCCGGGTGGCGGCCAAGGAACTGCTGGAGCAGTCCTTCGCCCAGTTCCAGGCCGACTCCGCCGTGGTCGGGCTGGTCCGGCAGGTCAAGCGGGACGATGAGGCGATCCGGTCGCACTTCAAGGCGATGACCTGTCACCTGGGCGACGTGGCCGAGTACCTGGACCTGCTGAACGAACTCAACGCGCACGAGAAGACCCAGGCCAAGGCGGGTGCGGCGCGCCGTCGCGACGCGACCACCAACGACCTGATGTCACTCAAGCGAGGCGACGTGATCGCCATTCCGTCCGGCCGACGCGCGGGTCTGGCCGTCGTCCTCGACCCCGGCGTCGGCGCCGACGACGTCGTGCGGCCTCTGGTCATCACCGCCGGACGGTGGGCCGGCCGGCTGACCGCGGCCGACTTCCGGGGGTCGGTCCCGCCGCTGGGCCGGATCAAGCTGGACAAGTTCGTCGACCACCGGTCGCCCGCAGTGCGGCGGGACGTCGCCTCGGCGATCGGTGCCGCCTCGACCGGCGGGCGCCTGTCCGCCGGGGACAACACGCCTCGTCCGCTCGGCGACGACATCGACCTGGTGGCCCTGCGGAAGGCGGTGCGGTCCCACCCGGTGCACGGATGCGCCGATCGGGACAACCATCTGCAGTGGGCGCGGCGATGGTTGCGGCTGCGCACCGAGAACGCCGCCCTGGAGTCGAGAGTGGCGGGTTCCCGGAACTCCCTCGGAGATGCCCTCGACCGGATTCTGGCGCTGCTCGACCGCCGGGGCTACGTCACGGGCGACGAGCTGACCGATGCCGGCCGGATGCTGTCGCGGATCTGGTCCGAGAGCGACCTGGTCGTCGCCGAGTGCCTGCAACGCGGCGTCTGGAACCATCTCGGGCCGGCCGACCTGGCCGCGGTGGTGTCGGTGTTGGTGTTCGAAGCGCGACGGGAAGGCGTTGGAGCGCCGCGACTTCCGGGGGGTGCCGCCTCCGACGCGGTGAGTGCGACCACCCGGATCTGGACCGAGATCAGTGCCGACGAGGCGGCGGCGGGGCTGCCCGCCACTCGCAACCCGGACGCCGGTTTCGCGGCGGCGGTCGGTGCCTGGGCGCGCGGCGAGACGCTGACCGACGCCCTCGAGGTGGCCAACGCCACCGGGACCGACATGTCGGCCGGAGACTTCGTCCGCTGGTGCCGACAGGTGATCGACCTGCTCGATCAGGTCAGGACGGTGGCCGATCCGCCCCTGGCCGGCACCGCCCGGGCCGCGCTGACCGCCCTGCGCCGGGGAGTGGTCGCCCTGGGTGCGGTGTGATGCCACGGCGGGTATCACCAAGCGCCTGACAGCGATCACGCCAGCCGGTACGTTCCTGATGTCATAGGGCGCACCAGATTTTTCGGCCGTTCGCGGCCCGGTCCATGTCAGCGGGCCTCGGCCGTGGTTGGATCACCGGTGTGACGTCGAGTTTGCGTGAACTGTTTACAGGAGGCAAGGCATGAGCTCGCCATACGGTCCGTCGGGCCAGCAGGATCCCGCGCAGGGCTGGCCGGGGTACGGGCAGCAGCCACCGGCGGGTCCGCCGGCGTCTCCGGACAGTGGCGCGCAGCCGGCGCAGTACGGGCAGCCGGGGTATCCGGCGCCGGGTGGCGCCCAGGGGAATGAGCAACCGCCGACCTACGGCCAACCGCCGAGCTACGGACAGCCGCCGACCTACGGCCAGCCGGCCTACGGGCAACCGCCCGCCGAGCCGACGCCGAACTACGGACAGCCTCAGACCTATGGCCAGCCCGCCTACGGGCAGCAGCCCGGCTACGGCCAGCCGACCGGAGCACCGAGTGGGGCTCAGCCGGCGTACGGGCAGCCGGCCGATTACGGCCAGCCCGCCCAGCCGGCGTACGGACAGCCCGGTAGCTACGGCAACGCCCCGACCTACGGTGCCCCGCCCTCGTACGACCAGCCGGGCTATGGCCAGCCGGCCGGTGCTCCGACCTACGGGGGGACTCAGGAGTACGGCCAGCCGGGGGCCTACGGCCAGCCGGGCGGCTTCGGACAACCGGCCGGGTACAACCAGCCGGGCGGCTTCGGCCAGCCCGGTGGGTACGGCCAGCCGAGCAG
This window of the Nakamurella panacisegetis genome carries:
- a CDS encoding DEAD/DEAH box helicase — encoded protein: MVVEPAPDDHDEAESPAERYARSRDRARHPYLTDFAAGRPFRLDPFQVDSCRALEEGRGVLVCAPTGAGKTVVGEFAVYRALATGGKCFYTTPIKALSNQKFSDLVAEYGADRVGLLTGDTSINSHADVVVMTTEVLRNMLYAESPDLDGLTAVVMDEIHYLADKFRGAVWEEVILHLPTAVQVVGLSATVSNAEEFGAWLQTVRGHTTVVVDEHRPVPLWQHMLVGRRLYDLFSTSSESYDPSRPGARIRIEPALARAVSDAEALAERFAGGRNRDNRGNRGGRAGFGGAQGGTRWRPPSRVDVIERLDGSGLLPAITFIFSRAGCDAAVQQCVRSGMRLTSEKERVQIRAIVDRRTADLPEADLAVLGYWDWREALERGIAAHHAGMLPAFKETVEELFVAGLVKAVFATETLALGINMPAKTVVLEKLVKYNGEGHVDLTPGEYTQLTGRAGRRGIDIEGHAVVLWSPGMDPHVVGGLASKRTYPLRSSFRPSYNMAVNLTDRMGRVAAKELLEQSFAQFQADSAVVGLVRQVKRDDEAIRSHFKAMTCHLGDVAEYLDLLNELNAHEKTQAKAGAARRRDATTNDLMSLKRGDVIAIPSGRRAGLAVVLDPGVGADDVVRPLVITAGRWAGRLTAADFRGSVPPLGRIKLDKFVDHRSPAVRRDVASAIGAASTGGRLSAGDNTPRPLGDDIDLVALRKAVRSHPVHGCADRDNHLQWARRWLRLRTENAALESRVAGSRNSLGDALDRILALLDRRGYVTGDELTDAGRMLSRIWSESDLVVAECLQRGVWNHLGPADLAAVVSVLVFEARREGVGAPRLPGGAASDAVSATTRIWTEISADEAAAGLPATRNPDAGFAAAVGAWARGETLTDALEVANATGTDMSAGDFVRWCRQVIDLLDQVRTVADPPLAGTARAALTALRRGVVALGAV
- a CDS encoding DUF4333 domain-containing protein — its product is MSSPYGPSGQQDPAQGWPGYGQQPPAGPPASPDSGAQPAQYGQPGYPAPGGAQGNEQPPTYGQPPSYGQPPTYGQPAYGQPPAEPTPNYGQPQTYGQPAYGQQPGYGQPTGAPSGAQPAYGQPADYGQPAQPAYGQPGSYGNAPTYGAPPSYDQPGYGQPAGAPTYGGTQEYGQPGAYGQPGGFGQPAGYNQPGGFGQPGGYGQPSSSAPAKKSNRGLMIGVGAAVVVLAIAAVVLFLYPGVLNKKVFDHTKVEADITKILTSAPPAGYGMTGVTGVSCPSDVKVTVGATFTCTATINGTTKSIQNTIQDSSGKYQVGVPN